The Mustela nigripes isolate SB6536 chromosome X, MUSNIG.SB6536, whole genome shotgun sequence genomic sequence TCCATTTATACAGTGttcttcaaaagtaaaaattatagaaCCAGATTAGTTGTTGCCCAGGGCTGGGATGGCGAGAGGTTTTAATTATAAAGAAGCAgcataagggattttttttttttttttggagtgatgGATCTGTTTTGTGTCTTGGTTGTGATGGTggtttcataaatatatttgtttgtcCTAACTCATAAAACTGTAtaccaaaatgaatgaaattaactgtatatgaatttaaaagtgaataataataatgggtaAAAAGATCAATGTTAATAGAGATGTATTGGtcaaattacttttaatattgGAAAGAATGTTTTATACTTGACTCGGTGGTGACTTTTTTGGACTCAATCCATTTTTAGAATCAGTTTTCCAAAAATGAATACTTAGGagtaaaatttttttgtatttttcaaatgatttaacATGTTAAGACATTATTAGGGCATTACTAGATCTGAGTTTATGTGTGAAATCAGATGTGTAAGAACAGTGTTATGGAGAAATTTATCTGAAATGTTCCCATGTGAAAATATGACCAAAGCTATGTGATACTGCTAAGGGGAAGTCATTCTTAAAAGCTTCATTTTTCAAGTACTCCTGAGGcaataaatttatataacattttactCAATGTTTTGCTTGTTTGAATAGAACACACTGAACATAAACCTCTCTGTGGCTcagaatctttattaaaatactgaATCCCAAAACTGAGGATAACCTGAGAAATCCCATATCTGAATATGATAAAGTAAGGAGCCTAGTCATACTTATAAGTATGTTACAATTATAGCATGCTTTACAATGTAAGAAAATGAGCTCCCAAATCCTTAATTATTTGTAAAAACCCAGACTAGTAGGTAGTACATGTAGTATATTCTagcattttacagattaggaaatagAGGCTCATAAAATTTAATTGACTTGCACACTAGTCCACAGTGGAGCTAAGTCATCTTATTTCTGTGTGCTATCATGTGCTAAGTGAGTGCCACATCGCAAAGGGTATTAGATTAGTAAGTCTTGGGGTAAGGCTAATGACTTGTTATTTCAGTATTTAATTCCTTAATTCAGTTACCCTCTGTACCTCAACCCAACAAACCTCGATTTCCATGAAACCAATGGGTTGCcattttatttctgcagaaatAAGAACCGGACTTTTAAAATGAAGGTTTTTACAATTCTCTTCCTGATTTTTGTGTAAATGATTAGTAACTTTGTCTATGCTGTCATTCAATATCTTGCCATTTCACAGGCCAAGGTACCTAACCAAGTTATCTTGGTTATAAGGTTTTTATCTAGTTGTTGTGATAAAGAATAAATGTCCCATGAATACTCGCTCTCTTGAGCAAGGTGGCTTTCTTGCTGTTGCTATGAATTtaagagagaaactgaaaaggTCACAGCATTGTCTCCTGTCAGGATGTAGACTCCAGAAGTGAATTTAGTGCTCAGCATTGGTATTTGGCTGTTGTTATCAGtgaggaagaaattgctgtgctttttaatatttataccaTATTTGAGTACATGTTGCTGTTGTAGCTAGCCAATAGGAAAACACTTGTATATTTTACAGCTGTATCACCACACATGAGGATCGCTCATATCTCGTATtccaggattttttgtttttgtaattacaGCCCTGCAGAGAAGGATCAGAACCATTACCCTTATTATGCGTCAGTGAAATTGAAGTTTATGGCCCTCTTCAGAACTGATTCCAAAACACTTTGCTTCTAAACCCACAGGAGAtgatatattttaggtatttgcCCTCTACTTCCCGGCTCCTCTCTTGACTGTAGCTGAATTATTTAGGAATAGGAATTCCAAATTGCTCGAAAATGTGACCGCCATGATAGTAAATGTTGCTTTGATGAATACCATCACTACCCTCTGGCCCAAACATCCTTGAAAGTTTGGTCACATGGCACAATGTGATCCCCTTCAGAAAGTTAGTGGAGTTATTTTATTCATGAAGTTTCAGGGACTATCAACTTATCTTTTCTGCGTCCTTTCCCACATCTGATTTTCTATAATTGGATTTCTTAACATTAGATAGGAAGATGTTTGTATGGGCAGGAAAAAGATTCAGGTGTACAAATGGCAATAGACTGCTATATGACTGTCTTTAATTCCTTTATAGTTCaatatattcagaaaaaggaaaaatatttttatttccacatcAGTGTACTTGGTTGTTTCCATACCCAGTATACTAGAATGATTTCTGTTTGGTTTGGCTTATAGTGTTTCTGTCATTGCTGTTTTCCTAATTTTGAAGGGACAATTTCCtttggaagggttttttttttttctttctgtcaactTTTAGGAATAACAATTTCAGTATAAATGCTTTAAATAAGAACCAGAAGTTGCCTTAATCTAATTACGAGGTTCTTTTTCATTAAATGCACTACTAGAATTCaccctttttaagaaaaaaaagtttgaccTGCTTTTTATTGTGAGTTTCACAGGTTGTTTTCCTCTCAATATTAAACACTTTGTGTATTGGTAGAAAGGataaagtgcatttttaaatttctcttgtgtAATTATGATGCTGTCAGTTTAATTAAAAGTATgtagttttggggcgcctgggtggctcagtgggttaaaagtaCGTAGTTTTTACATGTTTCCTTTTAGTAAAATGCATGTGATTTTGAACTTTGATTTATATActatagttattaaaaataattattttggttaGTAGAGATATTAGTATAGATATTTTGAGTTACCAAcacttcctatttatttttaagctttttaaagagaggttttatttttatatatacaaagaacCCCtttattcaagaaagaaaaaataaaagcacctcTTTGTTTCAGACCACAGTTTCTGGCGTAAGATGTGTGTCAGATGCCTTGTTTGACAAAGAACAGTGAGAGTTCCTGTTGATAACTGACCATGAATGTATGGCTACCACCATCTCTGACTTTActagccaaaaatatttatttcagtgaaaaaaCCTTTACTTCCCAATGTACCAACACTAACCAGATagggttttcctctctctctctttttttgtccttaaagtttttacttattcTGAACAAATTTAATAAGCATTCGCATTATATATAATTGTCACTTAGAGCCTGTTTCCCTTTGACAAACAAATTCTTGCCCATTACTGGGAATTagttcaattaaataaattttgcaGCTTTGAAGCACTGAAACTGTATAAAAAAAAACGGCATGCAAACTCTGCATACACCCAACACTTACTACAATTTTCAGagtatcttcttttatttttagatgaaTCTACGTTCTGTATTTACTGTAGAACAACAAAGGATTTTACAGCGTTATTATGAAAATGGAATGacaaatcaaagtaaaaattGCTTTCAGCTCATATTACAGTGTGCACAGGAGACTAAGCTGGACTTCAGTGTAGTCAGGGTAAGTATTGAGGCTGTCATTCTTGAATTTATAGCTTTTTATAAGTAATAATTGCTTCCTATGAGAAAAACTATCAGAGTATGAAGTCACTAATGTTATAAACAGTTTCATTTCCCTGGTATAAAAATactactttcttaaaaaataataaatagagctAATCATTTAGTATGTATTTGTTTCTGTAAATACCTTGAAAACACTAAAACTTTTGCATTGTaaacatagctttaaaaaaatcctaatccTTTGAACTAATGAATACTTTTAAGATTAGTTGCTTATCCTGTGCCTTCTTTAAACCCAGGATTAATTTGGAGATAACCTGCCAAAATTATATCAGTAACACAGGCATTTACCAAGGAACTATTGTGCACCTAGAATATTTTCTTggtgtatttgaatttttttcaggcGTTTTTGACTTCGGTATTTTGGGCTTTTTTAGGAAAACTGGGCCTATTTTATGAATACCCACTCCTTATCCTAAGTAAAATGCATGGATTTTAATGGCTTAATTAACGAGTAAGAAACAAGAAATCCCATGggaggaaattttcttttatcacaACCATagttattcagctgtaaaaatcAGAGCCCTTAAACTTCTTTGAAAGACAATGAGAAGGTGATGGAAAGGAGATGAGACAAATCTAACAGAATTAGTTACAGATTTTATTGGAGTACATAGGTCCTTTCATGTTTGTCTGAACATGGTACAAATACTCCTGGCTTGAATAGTTATGGATTCACAGATTGACGACTTTCTCATCCTTGTCATTCTTTAGGCTACTTTGTCAAAGAGAATCTAGGACATCAGTTTTTaggtttatttcttttggaagaaCTTTCAAAAGACcctaattataaaagaaatctcTTGACAAGCAGAATTCTTTGGAAAAACTATTTCTTAAAGACTAAAGGATATATTTACCTTTGAACAGGGAATTATGATACCAATTCTAGGGAATTATCACATGATATCTGTTTTTATGTGCTGAGATCAATCATCATATTCAGATTCATGTAAGAACTAGAAATATCTTCTTTCTATTTGTAGATATAAATTCCCTATTTGAATTTACAGCTCAAATTTCTTCTTTACTATGAATTCTagactatttaatttttttgtaccAGATTTGGTAAAATTGTGCCATAAATAGTTGataaaatagttatattaatataatatattaatagttaatagttaataACATATCATAGTATATCacattatatagtatattatatatcatatgtaataataataatcattatataaatatcagatgacatatatttatataattataattatatcatatataattttatatatataattatatcatatatcatataacatattatatttatataatgattattattttacaattatatttttatatatttatatataatcatattttatacatataatgtgattttatagtatataataaccaatatatattatatattgtactATATATAAtggttatataataaatataattaacattgattataaataacataattaattaacataatacaataaaatttggTAAAATAAGAGAAAGTGTGTTTTAAGGTCAAAGATTGTCCTGGTATATTCAAGTTCCTACTTCCCTTTAGTAAATCTcatagaaaaatgtttaatttccttagaaaaaaataaattttatatttcaaattgaCAAGATTGCATTTTACAAgtaaaaattcattgtttttggagtgactgtttttctttttcttcttattttttcttcctttttccttttattttatcattacttAAAAGTGAAAAGCCTTATCAGACAGCTTCTTAGGTACTTTGTGATGGTTCATATTTCCAGTTTGTCATTGCAATAACCTACTTGATTGTACTTGAATATTGACAGTGCTGAAAtgcaaacatttatatttatgttccAAATggtatgaaatctaaaaaaacaattagaatgacagaaataaattcatagaTTTTAAGCTTACAAGTAAAATATTACTTAAGTTTTAAGGACTTGTGTAAAACAGATTCATTCTCTCTGTTCTAAACGAGTGTAAATTGTACAGAAATTCAGTCTTCCTAATCTAAATTCCAGCACAATTTTGGTTGCTTTCTGCAGTCTGAGAAGGGAGTTGTTTATAGATCCATTATTCTATAACCTCTCTTGTCCTCAATATTTTCCTAGGTGTATATGTTGTACTTGAAAGAGacctttctttattattttaatataatatttattgtgtttttcctCAGAACTCAAGTGTTATGGTACTAAGAACCTGATCCCAATGTAAAATGAACTTAaaagggtcctgagaccgagccctgcgtcaggctctctgctcagcgaggagcttgcttcccttcctttctctctgccttcctctctgcctacttgtgatctctgtctgtcaaataaataaataaaatctttaaaaaaaaaataaaaacacatcacATAAAGGTTAACCAAATACACCCTGCAGCATGTTTGTGAAAGGctagtttatttaatattttcacttatttttttaaaaatttgtaatatattaATGTGTTTTGGCAGTTTATACTGTggtgtacatttaaaaatacttataagtTTTACTGATCACATTATGGAATGTAATATTTCTTAttgcatatttttattgtataatcATGATTCAGTGTAATATTACTAAGATCATTATAACAGATTACTTATATAAAAGTGCATATTTTGTAATCAAATTTGAATGCCAATctcttgtgttatttttattaataatgattATTCTGTTTATAAAAGTAATGCACATTTACTAGATAAAATTTCGTAAgtagagaaaaatacaaagaagtaaataacCACCATAAATTGGTAACAAacgggaaaatatttgcaacttgtGACTGTTGCTATCTCTagtaaaaaatagcttttataaataaacttaaaaagataaataccccaatataaaaatgagtaaaattaatGGCTAAGCATAATATAATAACCATAGAAATTCAAATGCAAAGAGAAATTATATACCTTATATTAACTCCTAGCTAGTAAacactacaaaaagaaaatgcgAGATGTTGGTGAGGGagtgcagaaatcagaactcttataCATTAGAGGGTACTTTGAACATATCAAAAAGcccaacactttctttttttagtacatcattagtttttgatataaagTTTAATGATTCAGTAGCACAAAGATGcatatataatgacatatatttcAGTATGGTTTATAATAGTGAATAATTCCAAAAATAACCCAGTAGTATCTTGCAATATTAAATTAACCAAGTTATGATATATCCATAGAACAGAAGTTGTTAAAACTGAAGATTACAAGTGTATATTTGTTTAATAATACTATGAGTATTTTCCAATGTCATTTAACATCCTACTTTTAGTATGCTTCCAAtctttaactattaaaaataaatatatgatgatCATAATCGCATATATActttgtatatacatatgattattttaaggataaaatGGATTTATAGAAATGGATTTACTAGGTCAAGggatataaacatttttagaattcttGCTGTAGATTAATTGAATGGATTTTGGGGAAAGAAGCAATAATACAATTCTGTTTTCAAAGTTCTTAGATATTTATTAAgagcaagttctttttttatggttatttctttttttatattatttatttgataggcagagattacaagtagagaggcaggcagggagagagaagaggaagcagtctccctgctgagcagaaagcccgatgtggggctcgattccaagacccttggatcatgacctgagccgaaggcagagactttaacccactgagccacccaagcgcccctaagaGCAAGTTCTTTAACATTATACTGaccttatactttatttttattttctaacctTATACTttagttactttttcttttattgtatcttttttgtttcatttatttatttttatttcttttttttaaattcaattagccaacatatagtacatcattcatTTTGTATGTAGTGTTTACTATTTGTATAGGCCTTACTTCTATGACAGATGAGAATACAATTTATCACATTGAaagtttttttcctatattttaagaacatttcCATATTGTCATTTTTTATCATTACAGACGTGGGTTggcaataagagaagaaaaatgagtagTAAGAATTCTGAATCAGGAGCAGCAACAACAGGAACTCTTCCTGGTACCTCTTTGACATCTCCAGACATTACAGTCAGAAATGTAGTTAACATCACTCGACCCTCAAGCCAGCAGTCTTCCTGGACATCTGTCAATAATGATATCATTGTAACTGGTACATCCAGTCCAGCAAGTTCATCAAGTAGGCAAGGGACAACCAAACATTCAGATACACAACTTACAGAAGCACATAAAATTCCTATTCAGAAAACGGCCAGTAAAAGTGATACTGAGTTTGAGTTGCACATTCCTGTTCAAAGACAAGTAGCACACTGTAAAAATGCCTCTCTGCTCTTAGGTGAAAAAACAATTATCTTGTCAAGACAGACAAGTGTGCTAAATGCTGGAAATTCAGTATACAGTCACACAAAGAAGAACTATGGAAGATCTTCAATGCAAGCCTCTGATATGATGGTACCTCAAAAGCCATCTTTGTGCCACCAACCTTGCAAAATTGAACCAGTTGGAATTCAAAGGTCGTATAAGCCTGAACACACAGGTCTAGCACCACATAACTTATGTGGGCAAAAGCCACCTATTAGAGACCCTTACTGTAGAACACAAAACTTGGAAATCCGTGAGGTATTTTCATTGGCTGTTAGTGATTATCCCCAGAGAATTCTGGGGGGAAATGCCCCACAGAAGCCTAGTTCAGCACAAGGAACTTGTTTGTCCATTGCAATGGAGACTGGAGATGCTGATGATGAGTATGCCAAAGAGGAAGAGTTGGCATTGATGGGAGCACAGATACCAAACTACTCAAGATTTTATGAAAGTGGCAGATCCCTTGGGACAGAGAACCAAAGTACAGCATTGCCTGGACCAGGAAGAAATATGCCAAATTCACAAATGGTGAATATTAGAGATTTGTCAGACAATGTACTGTATCAAAACAGAGACTACCATTTGACACCACGGACCTCATTACATACAGTAGCTACTACAATGTACAGTAATACAAATCCATCACGGAgtaatttttcttcacattttgcATCATCAAACCAATTGAGATTgtcacaaaaccaaaacaattaCCAGgtaatgtatgcatttattttataaaagttttttaaaagttttgcttGATATAAAAAGCTGTGTTTGATATCCAGTTAAACATGAGATCTGCTCATTTaactcttattttgaaataatttgagagTTTTTGCTTCAAAGTGGTGCTTTGGGATCTTTGAAGACTCTTGTGCTTTCTTGGTCATGTTTAAAATGGTGAGTTTTTCTCCATGGAATATAATCATAGAAGCTTTCTCctgacatttaaaattattttgttccgGAAATAGTAGTTTTATAGGAAGTTTGGCATCTCCCATCACAAAATAGGACTAAAGTGACTCGGCTCATCCCCTTTAACATAGATTATTCCTGTAATGGTTTTTACTTGAAATTTGGAAAGCTGTCACTAGATAAGTGGTGCTTTCTTTGGATACATAGCAAAGCAAGTCAGTCATTTCCCTGAGAGATGGTGGCTAAGAAGTCAGAGTATGCAGTAACTcagccaaatgctttttctaaaagTAATGCTTTATTAAAACATCAAGTGGAATGTTGTTGATCaagtttttaaagtgtttatagAGAAGAGACATTCAGAGTAAAATTTAAAGCAACTTTAGTCCTGTGCAGAAAATAAGTGTTGTTTCTTCACTATTTCACATATTCAGTTGTTTAAATGTGCTGTAAATAATCTCAACACTGAGGCAGAAGCCCACCTCCGAACATCCCAAGACCATAGGTTtctctgaaaaaatatatttctgagaaTTTGAATAGGACAGGGAAGTTTGCTGTTTTTCCTTGTTACTAGCTGGACCTTTGTTCTGTGGACCTTAGCCACAGTATTTACGTTTAATCTGGACTTAAGGTCCTTCCAGGCTCTTCTCAACCTATATAAGGAACTAGTTTctcctcatcccccccccccatcttatAGCTCCCTGcttcaaaacaaaaagctgtaaCAGAGTATAGGAAGAATCTCTCCTGCGCCTAGTCCTAACAAAAGATGGCTGTATCATCATCATTAGTATTCATTTATTACTGAGAAcccactcatttttttctgttatttcctaaAGCATGCTTAAAGTAACACTGAATCATACCATTGagatctggaaaaaaattaaaaaaaataaaagacttccaCTAAACCAGCTTTAATTCACCTTCtcttttgtacttctttttataCCCTTTAGTGTTTTTCTTAGTAATATTAATGACAGTAAAATTTACCATCTGTTAAGGGACTTCCACATACCAAGCATCATTAGTCATTTTATATAcctgatctcatttaatcttctggACATGTAGCCCACTCTGGATTTATaggcattttatataaatttcaataacttgtccaagattaCACAGCCAGTAAGTCCAATACAGAACTAGTATTCCAACTAAGAAatatatcatgtatttttttatgctttatcATATAGTCTAATGATTTCAACTGTGTTAGAATTATTTGGAAGCCTGAAAGTGAagtttagcttttgttttttcataagcAAATCACTCCCTTTAAAATAACTTAACCTATACATTTTTATAgtctattttttcctgaaaaaacttttaaagaaattaaatttgttttatataaaagaaactcTTGAAAGTAATAAAACTTAGCAAATAATTGAGTACTAATCTCTTTAAAGAAAGGCAGTCTGACATAACAATGAAGAGCATTGACTTAGAGCCCAgtagacctggattcaaatttaGGTTTTGCCACTTTCCActtgtgtgacctcaggcaagtgacACAACTTCTCTGTTtaacagtttcctcatttgtataaTGTGGTTAATATCCATTTCACAGGAAAGCTGTGACATAATTATGTCACAATCAGTGCAAGGCTACTTGTTCCTTCCCTGGCACATAAACGTTCTTAAACTTTTAATGTTGTAGTTGGAAAGTTAATGAAGCTCTGCTGCTCCACGTCTCCTTTACATTCAATTTCAAGTAAAATATTGCAGAGTCCACTATTATCACAGGGTAGCTGAAGAAGAAATAGCTGTAGGGCTGGCCAGAAAAAGACTGGAGATTAGCCTCAACTTTACCAAAATCGATGTACTTAATTAGAATATACTGGACCTTTTCCAACTTGACCTTAGACAGTATGGTAAAGGGTATTTGCAGAGAACCCTTGGGGGCATTACTTTGCCCCACCTTTCTTTTAATTAGTTGAGATTTGGAGAAATCAAAGCAGCCTGAGGAAGTGTAATCCATGAAAATGTCTTAGCCCAGTTGGGCTGCTATAACGAACATACTATAGACTGGGTAgattaaacaacaaacatttatttctcacagttctggaggccaggaagccTAAGATCAAGGTACTGACAGATTCGGTATCTGGTAAAGGGATGTTTCCTAATTCATAAATGACAGtcctctcactgtgtcctcatatgaCAGAAGGGACAAGGGAGCTCCCTGGGTTTGCTATTATAAGGAAACTAATCCCATATATGAGGGTCCATTCTCATGGCCTAATCACCTCTCAAAAGCCCAACCTCGAAACACCATCGCACTGGGGATTAGTTTTTAACATCTGAATTCAGCTGAAGTACAAACATTCAGTCTTGATAGTTATTCTAtaggattttgatgaagttctattACTAAGTTATATTACTATTAGGTGAggacttaaaaaaatggaacttaTAGTCATATTGgcaattttctataaaattacaAGCAATTCTCATTAGTTTCTGACTTAGGACTATATAACAGAGATAtctgcctcttcttcctgtcACACTAGGTATCTTCCAGTTGAGGTCCTATTCCTGAAAGATAGTCTAGTTCCAAGCGATCTAGGTGAGTGAGTACAGTTGAAGGACTCCCAGAGGATGCTGAAAGGAAGCTCTGTTTTGGATCCTCTTGGGAATACCATATTAAGGCTTGAAGTGGTAGTAAGGAAACTGTCAGGGGGTAGCTATGTCAGGATACTAAAGTtcagttctaatttttttctttacaggcaagtttatttcattttgtatacaCGTTTTTTGGTAATTGCAAgcttctatttaaattccagttactatACAGTGTAATAACagttttaggtgtagaatttactgatttatcgtttacatacaacacccagtgctcatcacaattgtcctccttaatacccattgccCATTTAACtgatccccccacccacctgccctccagcaaccctgtttgttctctataataaAGAGTCCGTTTTATGGTtggcctctctcttttccccccatattcatttgctttgtttcttaaattccacatatgaatgaaataatacagtatttgtctttttctggttgacttatttctcttagctccatccatgtcattgcaaatggcaagttttcatttcttttatggctgagtaatattccattgtgtatatatgccacttCTTCTTTATGCCTTTAtcaatagacatctgggctctttccataatttggctatggtTGATAATGTTGCCATAAATATCAGGGtgtgaaagacccctcccctagaagatagataggataactaaccgctggcttttaggcgtaaattaggttattaattgctcttttgcccttctgtaactgcttggcttatagaaataatagaagacgccatgatggcattcctaccttcccccttcttgttccccctccctgcctctctcctcccgcgcgcgggccctcagaaccaatcagcttgttcccccttcccgcctctctcttcacgcgcgcgggtccccaaagccaatcagcaaactccactaaggcctttttcaaaagttctaactgtcaaccaatcagttgcgccccacccaaaacttgtttgtacctgtctataaaaacccagCACCACCCCAGCGGggggtgctcagctagcaggagctgctgaccacccgcaggcgcctgcgtaacaataaagaacctcttgctgattgcatccagtggcagtgttggattcttgggtaaggggatccgcgggtctttcaggtGCATATATACCTTcatatcagtatttttgtatcctttggttaaataccaaTAGTGCAATCGCTAGATCAtggggtagatctatttttaacattttgaggaatctccatactcttttccagactggctgcacctgcttgcattcccaccaacaatgtaggagggcttccctttctctacatcctgaccaacatctgttgtttcctgtattgttaattttaatatttctgacagctgtgaggtaatagctcattttagttttcatttttatttccctgatgatgagtgatattgagcatcttttcatgcatctgttggtcacctgtatgtcttctttggaaaaatgtgtgttcatgtcttctacctatttgttaactggattatttgttctttgggtgttgagttttgtaagttatttatatattgggGATACTAAGGCTTTATCAGGTATATCACTTGCAAAAATTCTTCTCTTCTGTAAAtggccttttagttttgctgattgtttcctttgctgcttagaagctttttatcttggtcaAGTCTCaataattaatttttgcttttgtttcccttgcctccagagatcTTTATAGTAAGTActtgct encodes the following:
- the HDX gene encoding highly divergent homeobox yields the protein MNLRSVFTVEQQRILQRYYENGMTNQSKNCFQLILQCAQETKLDFSVVRTWVGNKRRKMSSKNSESGAATTGTLPGTSLTSPDITVRNVVNITRPSSQQSSWTSVNNDIIVTGTSSPASSSSRQGTTKHSDTQLTEAHKIPIQKTASKSDTEFELHIPVQRQVAHCKNASLLLGEKTIILSRQTSVLNAGNSVYSHTKKNYGRSSMQASDMMVPQKPSLCHQPCKIEPVGIQRSYKPEHTGLAPHNLCGQKPPIRDPYCRTQNLEIREVFSLAVSDYPQRILGGNAPQKPSSAQGTCLSIAMETGDADDEYAKEEELALMGAQIPNYSRFYESGRSLGTENQSTALPGPGRNMPNSQMVNIRDLSDNVLYQNRDYHLTPRTSLHTVATTMYSNTNPSRSNFSSHFASSNQLRLSQNQNNYQISGNLTVPWITGCSRKRALQDRTQFSDQDLATLKKYWDNGMTSLGSVCREKIEAVATELNVDCEIVRTWIGNRRRKYRLMGIEVPPPRGGPADFSEQPESGSLSALTSGEEAGPEVGEDNERNDEVSICLSEGSSQEESSEVPNETRVHKEEDHHAVSADNVKIEIIDDEESDMISNSEVEQVNSLLDYKNEEVRFIENELEIQKQKYFKLQTFVRSLILAMKADDKEQQQALLSDLPPELEEMDFNHASPEPDDTSFSVSSLSEKNASDSL